A section of the Entelurus aequoreus isolate RoL-2023_Sb linkage group LG21, RoL_Eaeq_v1.1, whole genome shotgun sequence genome encodes:
- the rpl37 gene encoding 60S ribosomal protein L37: MTKGTSSFGKRRNKTHTLCRRCGSKAYHLQKSSCGKCGYPQKRKRKYNWSAKAKRRNTTGTGRLRHLKVVYRRFRNGFREGTTPKPRRAAVAASSSS, from the exons ATG ACGAAGGGAACATCAtcttttggtaagcgccggaacAAGACGCACACCTTGTGCCGTCGTTGTGGTTCCAAAGCCTACCATCTGCAGAAGTCCTCCTGTGGCAAGTGTGGATACCCCCAGAAGCGCAAGAGAAAGT ACAACTGGAGCGCTAAGGCCAAGAGGAGGAACACCACTGGCACTGGCCGTCTTAGACACCTGAAGGTTGTCTATCGCCGATTCAG AAATGGCTTCCGGGAAGGAACCACCCCCAAACCCAGACGTGCTGCAGTGGCCGCCTCCAGCTCCTCCTAA